The following proteins are co-located in the Vigna angularis cultivar LongXiaoDou No.4 chromosome 2, ASM1680809v1, whole genome shotgun sequence genome:
- the LOC108328030 gene encoding nucleoside-triphosphatase, producing the protein MVLVWSRKGTKNMDLTLFSLLFLLLLPALSSSIYVGNNILFNHRKIFPKQQELTSYAVIFDAGSTGSRVHVFHFDQNLDLLHIGNEIEFYDKVTPGLSAYADNPENAAKSLLPLLEEAESVVPEHLYPTTPVKLGATAGLRLLDGDASERILQAVSDLLKNRSTFSVQPDAVAIIDGTQEGSYLWVTVNYLLGNLGKNFSKTVGVVDLGGGSVQMTYAVSKNTANNAPQPPEGEEPYIKKLVLKGKKYDLYVHSYLRYGREAFRAEVLKVTDGSANPCILYGFDGTYTYSGEDYKAFAPISGSNYHECRKIALQALKVNQFCPHRNCSFGGIWDGGKGSGQNILFGTSSFYYLPSEIGMFNPNKPNSKIHPLDLKTEAKRACETTFEDAKYTYPLLSADKLPYVCLDLTYQYALFTDGFGLDPLQEITMANQIEYQEALVEAAWPLGTAIEAISSLPKFDPFMYFI; encoded by the exons ATGGTTTTGGTGTGGTCAAGAAAAGGGACAAAGAACATGGACTTAACTCTCTTTTCACTTCTATTCTTGTTACTATTGCCTGCACTCTCTTCTTCCATATATGTTGGGAACAATATCTTGTTCAATCATCGCAAGATATTCCCCAAACAACAAGAACTTACTTCGTACGCTGTGATCTTTGATGCCGGTAGCACTGGTAGCCGTgtccatgtctttcatttcgaCCAGAACTTAGATCTTCTTCACATAGGCAACGAGATTGAGTTTTATGATAAG GTGACACCTGGTTTGAGTGCATATGCGGATAATCCTGAAAATGCAGCAAAATCTCTGCTTCCACTTTTGGAGGAAGCTGAAAGTGTTGTCCCTGAGCACCTCTACCCCACCACACCTGTTAAACTTGGG GCGACTGCAGGTCTAAGGCTTTTGGATGGGGATGCTTCTGAAAGGATATTGCAAGCG GTTAGCGATTTGCTCAAGAACAGAAGTACCTTCAGCGTTCAACCAGATGCTGTAGCTATAATTGATGGAACCCAAGAAGGTTCTTATCTATGG GTGACAGTAAACTATTTACTAGGGAATTTGGGGAAGAATTTTTCAAAGACAGTGGGAGTAGTTGATCTTGGAGGTGGATCGGTTCAAATGACATATGCTGTCTCAAAGAACACAGCAAACAATGCTCCACAACCACCAGAAGGAGAGGAACCTTACATAAAGAAACTTGTCCTCAAGGGAAAGAAATATGACCTCTATGTTCACAG TTACTTGCGCTATGGTAGAGAGGCATTTCGTGCTGAGGTTTTGAAGGTCACTGATGGTTCTGCTAACCCTTGTATTTTATATGGCTTTGATG GGACCTACACATATTCTGGAGAAGACTATAAGGCCTTTGCTCCCATTTCTGGATCCAACTACCATGAATGCAGAAAGATAGCTCTTCAAGCTCTGAAAGTGAACCAGTTTTGCCCCCACCGAAATTGTAGTTTTGGAGGGATATGGGATGGTGGAAAGGGAAGTGGACAAAACATTCTTTTCGGCACTTCATCTTTCTATTATCTGCCTTCGGAG ATTGGTATGTTTAATCCAAATAAACCCAACTCCAAGATTCATCCTTTGGATTTGAAGACTGAAGCAAAGAGAGCTTGTGAAACAACATTTGAGGATGCCAAATACACTTATCCACTTCTTTCAGCTGATAAACTTCCATATGTATGCTTGGACCTTACATACCAGTATGCATTGTTTACTGATGGATTTG GCTTAGATCCATTGCAAGAGATCACAATGGCAAATCAAATTGAATATCAGGAAGCACTTGTGGAAGCAGCATGGCCTTTAGGCACTGCCATAGAAGCCATATCTTCATTGCCTAAATTTGATCCAttcatgtattttatttaa